TTCCAGAAGGACGGGGTCGCCACCGCCGGCAACAGCTCCATCATCAGCGACGGCGCGGCGGCCACGGTGGTCATGGCCCGCGAAACCGCCGAGCGGCTGGGCTGCAAGGTCCTGGCCACCGTCGGTGCCCAGGCCTCGGCCGGCATCGACATGAAGTACGTGCTCGTGGCGCCGATCCTGGCGATCCCCAAGTGTTTAAAAAAGGAAGGGATCGGCATGGACGCGGTGGATCTCTTCGAGATCAACGAGGCCTTCAGCGGCTCCACCGTGGCGGTCATGCGCGAGCTGGGTCTGGATTCCGGGCGGGTCAACGTCAACGGCGGCAGCGTTGCACTGGGGCATCCCATCGGCGCCAGCGGCTGCCGGGTGCTGGTAACCCTGCTCTATGAGATGATCAAACAAGACAAGAAGGTCGGCTTGGCCTCGCTTTGCCTGGGCGGCGGCGAGGCCGTGGCGCTGGTGGTGCGGCGCTGAGGGCTTCCCGTGTCTGCGGTGAATTTTTTTCTTCATGGAAGGAGTGACGGTATAAAATGGAGATCAAGACGTTTGGCGTTATCGGTGCAGGGCAGATGGGCAACGGCATCGCCCAGGTTGCGGCGGCCAGCGGGCTGGATGTGATCATGAACGACATCAAGACCGAGTTTGTCGAAAAGGGGCTGGCCGCCATCACCAAAAACCTTCAGCGCGCGGTGGACAAGGGCAAGTTGAGCGCCGCGGATCAGGCCGCGGTTCTTGCCCGCATCAAGACCAGCGTGGACCTTAAGGACATGGCGGCCGCGGACTTCGTGGTGGAGGCCGCCACTGAAAATGAGCCCATCAAGTTCCAGATCTTCAAGGACCTGGACACCATCTGCCGGCCGGGGGTGATCCTGGCCAGCAACACCTCCTCGATCCCCATTGGGCGGATCGCCTCACAGACCGGCCGTCCGGCCGACGTCATCGGCATGCACTTCATGAACCCGGTGCCGGTCATGAAGCTGGTGGAGGTCATCCGGGCGCTGGCGACCTCAGATGAGACCTTCCAGACCACCTGGGCGCTTTGCGAGAAGTTCGGCAAAACCCCGGCCGAGGCCAACGACTACCCCGGCTTCATCGCCAACCGCATCCTGCTGCCGATGATCAACGAAGCGGTCTACTGCCTCTATCATGGTGTGGGCAGCCGCGAGGCCATCGACACCGTCATGAAGCTCGGCATGAACCACCCCATGGGGCCTCTGGCGCTGGCGGACCTGATCGGGCTTGACACCTGCCTGGCGATCATGGAGACGCTCCATGCCGGGTTCAAGGATTCCAAGTACCGCCCCTGTCCGCTGCTCAGAAAATACGTCGAGGCCGGCTGGCTGGGCCGCAAGACGGGGCGCGGTTTTTACGATTACTAGACCGGGTTTTACCCTTGGATGACCCGGTTGTGGCCCCGGTCGGCCCCGGTCGGCAGGAAAGGAGAGCGCATGGCAGCCAAAAAGACAACCAAGCTCGAACCGGTCGGCAAAAAAATCAAGAAGGTGCGGCTGGAGAAAAAACTGACCCTGGAGCGGTTGGCCAACGAAACCGGTTTTGCGGTGGACTACCTCAAAGAGCTGGAGGCCGGCAAGATCATCCCGCCGGTGGGGACCCTGCTGTCCCTTTCGCGGGCCCTGGGGATGGATTCCGGTCTTCTACTGCAGGAGCAGGAGGCCGCACTCAAGGACCGGGTCGAGGCCTACACCAAGCGCACTGAGAACTACGCCTACAAGACCCTCACCCCGGGAGCCGAGAACAAGCACCTGAAGGCCTTCCTGGTCACCATCGACCCCCTCGCGGAGCACCACGGTGTGGGCTACCTGCACGAAGGCGAGGAGTTTGTCTACCTGCTTCGCGGCTGCATCGAGGTGATCGTCGGTGAGAATGTCAACCGGTTGAACGCCAACGACTCGCTGCATTTCAACTCCGGTATTCGCCACCAGATGCGCAATGTCGGCAACGAAGAGGCGGAGCTTCTAGTGGTGGTTTACGGGCCGTAGGCCGGGGGCAAAAAAGGCCATTGGGCCAGGCCGCTGGTCAGCGCTGTGGCGGGCTGAGGACGTAAGCAACCCCCCCGGGGGGGCTGGCCGCCCTGCGGTTGTGAGTTTCAGCCGGCCCCAGACCCCGGCGGCCGGCATTCCAGCCGCGGCACGCTGGAGCCGAAAGCCGTTTTTGCAACTGGCATGCGGTGGTGCGTAATGATGAAAGGGACAAACCGATGACATTCCAACTCACCGATGAGCAATTGATGATTCAGAGCATGGTCAGGGAGTTTTCCCGCAAGGTGCTGGCCGCCACGGCGGCGGAGCGCGACCGCACCAAGGAGTTTCCGGCCGAAAACCTTAAGAAGATGGGCGAGTTGGGCCTGATGGGGATGATGATCCCGCCCGAGTACGGCGGGGAGGGCGCCGATGCCGTCAGCTACGTGCTGGCCCTCTCGGAGGTTGCCTACTCCTGCGCCGCCACCGCGGTGGTGATGTCTGTCCAGAATTCCATCGTCTGCGAAAGCCTCTACCGTTACGGCAGTGAAGCCCAAAAACAGCAGTTTCTGGTGCCGCTGGCATCCGGGGAGATCATCGGCTCCTTTGCCCTGACCGAGCCCGACGCCGGCTCCGACCCTGTCTCCCAGGCCACCACCGCTGAACGCGACGGTGATGTCTATGTTATAAACGGCACCAAGCGCTTTATCACTTCTGGAAAAAATTCCGGGCTGACGATTGTCACCGCCAAGACCGACGAATCCT
This region of Desulfobacteraceae bacterium genomic DNA includes:
- a CDS encoding 3-hydroxybutyryl-CoA dehydrogenase — encoded protein: MEIKTFGVIGAGQMGNGIAQVAAASGLDVIMNDIKTEFVEKGLAAITKNLQRAVDKGKLSAADQAAVLARIKTSVDLKDMAAADFVVEAATENEPIKFQIFKDLDTICRPGVILASNTSSIPIGRIASQTGRPADVIGMHFMNPVPVMKLVEVIRALATSDETFQTTWALCEKFGKTPAEANDYPGFIANRILLPMINEAVYCLYHGVGSREAIDTVMKLGMNHPMGPLALADLIGLDTCLAIMETLHAGFKDSKYRPCPLLRKYVEAGWLGRKTGRGFYDY
- a CDS encoding XRE family transcriptional regulator → MAAKKTTKLEPVGKKIKKVRLEKKLTLERLANETGFAVDYLKELEAGKIIPPVGTLLSLSRALGMDSGLLLQEQEAALKDRVEAYTKRTENYAYKTLTPGAENKHLKAFLVTIDPLAEHHGVGYLHEGEEFVYLLRGCIEVIVGENVNRLNANDSLHFNSGIRHQMRNVGNEEAELLVVVYGP